The following DNA comes from Miscanthus floridulus cultivar M001 chromosome 5, ASM1932011v1, whole genome shotgun sequence.
AATTCGAGCGGTAGGGGGGACGCCATGGATGTCGTTCAGTTTTCTACAGGTTGAAGATTAGCGACGCCCGGGCGCATATATATATGACCGAGGCAGGTGCAAACCAAGGAAATCCCAACTTGTCTGTATTCCGTGTCTGGCTCGCACCAACTTAGATATAGGTGGAAAGCAAACTACGTTCGGTTGTTTGAGTCGTCGCCGTCACGCGATTTTTGTGTCCTCATTTATCACCAATGGAAGCCAAGTTTTTCCGTTTCCTGAAGCTCGTCGGGGTCGGCTTCAAAGCGAGGTCAGAGAGCCAAGGCCGCGAGCTGTTCCTGAAACTGGGCTACAGCCACGAGGTGCAGTTCACCGCTCCCCCAGCGGTCCGTGTCTTCTGCTTCAAACCCAAACATAATCTGCTGCACTGGCATCGACAAGGACAGGGTGCACCAGTTCGCCGGCGCTGTCCGAAGCTGCATACCTCCAGAGGTGTACAAGGGGAAGGGGGTCCTGTACATTGACGAGGTTATCAAGCTGAAGCCCGGGAAGAAGCAAAAGAAGTGACGACTCCAAGGCAGATCACTGATCACCATTGTCTTGGGCTTTTAACCCCTTGGGACCCATCCTTCCTCACATTTGTAGTGATGCCGGTCTGATCTGGTTGTGTCGTGCTAGGAAGATCACCATTGTCTTATCCTTACCTCAGTTGCAGCTTGCAGGCAACAGGATATATGTGGGGCATGTAATGAAGTTGTAGTGCCATGAGTTGGAATAAGTTACCAGTTCCTTTTTGTTGACATCAGCTGGAACATTGCTCTGCAAATTGGATTGAATTTTCGACTGCAATATTTCCTTTCGAATTTGGGTATTTGGATTCATTGTTGCAAACTGAGTGTGAACTGTGAACATGATCTGAGAACTATGACCCTGAAATTAAGCGT
Coding sequences within:
- the LOC136454865 gene encoding large ribosomal subunit protein uL6m-like; the protein is MEAKFFRFLKLVGVGFKARSESQGRELFLKLGYSHEVQFTAPPADRVHQFAGAVRSCIPPEVYKGKGVLYIDEVIKLKPGKKQKK